The Malus domestica chromosome 13, GDT2T_hap1 genome includes a window with the following:
- the LOC103414772 gene encoding F-box protein At5g07610-like — protein sequence MVASAEVVACNEDLITLILLRLPVKSLLRFKCVSKKWLCLISTPNFSSRHRRLASASILLSQIPGLISHLSLNCSSSEKPFSSLDFIDDSAGVKLLQSINGLALGCSFHKLGKPRSYYVCNPSTRQFLTLPPPNAEGHDSFATVLGVYLAFDSSKSPHYQVVCVLNCSLSAAHDRYQIQIYPSETRTWRLCGSPFASPSDMMFETGVLWNGAIHWISPTGATLCFNINQEHIGSMPSPPSDEHWNKRRFRYFGESGGHLHLVEIYGPSTTQFQVFELERDYSKWICKYQIDISPIIDAFPEMVRDYLHPHHHDSLFYAFVLLFVQETEEGSSLLLHIPGKFISYNLRNKSFKEICGSGPKSTKTNTALHIGCFHAHQFIETLASV from the coding sequence ATGGTGGCTTCAGCTGAGGTAGTAGCTTGCAACGAAGACCTCATCACATTGATCCTCCTACGCTTGCCGGTGAAATCGCTTCTCCGGTTCAAATGTGTCTCCAAGAAGTGGCTCTGTCTGATCTCCACCCCAAATTTCTCTAGCCGCCACCGCAGACTTGCCTCTGCATCCATCCTCTTGTCTCAAATTCCCGGCCTCATCAGCCACCTATCTCTCAATTGCAGCAGTTCAGAGAAACCCTTTTCGTCTCTTGACTTCATTGATGATTCTGCTGGTGTTAAGTTATTGCAGTCCATCAATGGCCTGGCCTTGGGGTGTAGCTTTCACAAGTTGGGAAAACCTCGTAGCTATTACGTCTGCAACCCTTCAACAAGGCAATTCTTGACGCTTCCTCCACCTAATGCTGAGGGTCATGATTCGTTCGCAACTGTTTTAGGTGTTTATTTAGCTTTTGATTCATCCAAATCACCTCACTACCAAGTCGTCTGCGTTCTAAATTGCTCTTTATCAGCAGCACACGATCGGTACCAAATTCAGATATACCCATCCGAGACTCGAACTTGGAGGCTTTGTGGTTCTCCTTTTGCGTCCCCATCCGACATGATGTTTGAAACTGGGGTGCTTTGGAATGGTGCAATACATTGGATTAGCCCAACGGGAGCTACATTATGTTTTAATATCAATCAAGAGCACATCGGATCAATGCCTAGTCCTCCATCAGACGAGCACTGGAACAAAAGAAGGTTCAGATATTTTGGTGAATCCGGTGGCCATTTGCACCTTGTTGAAATTTATGGTCCAAGCACCACTCAATTCCAAGTCTTTGAATTGGAGAGGGATTACTCAAAGTGGATTTGCAAGTACCAAATCGATATTTCTCCTATCATCGATGCATTTCCGGAGATGGTTAGAGACTACCTTCACCCCCATCACCATGATTCTCTGTTTTACGCGTTCGTTTTACTTTTTGTCCAAGAAACTGAAGAGGGCTCATCGCTGTTGCTGCACATTCCTGGCAAGTTTATATCTTATAATCTTAGAAATAAGAGCTTCAAGGAGATTTGTGGTTCTGGTCCaaaatccaccaaaacaaatacaGCATTACATATTGGATGCTTTCATGCTCATCAGTTTATAGAGACTCTTGCTAGTGTTTAA